The sequence below is a genomic window from Sebastes fasciatus isolate fSebFas1 chromosome 11, fSebFas1.pri, whole genome shotgun sequence.
GTGTCTTGTGACAGGTTTTccaaacagagagaagaagaagctggTGTTCGTCGCCGGGACGCTTCCTGTTGTGTATGAAGGTGCGTTCAGTGCTTCATCATGTGTCTGGTCATTAGAGGCTTATTATCTACTAACAGCTGCTCTAAACCGGGTTCTACTGTTTCTATGGTCCGATGTGGTCCGGTCTGGTTTTGTTCACTCTTGTGTGTTGACAGGAAGTAAGTATAATATCCCAGTGTGCATCTGGCTTCATGAGACCCACCCGGTGTCCAGACCTCGCTGTTtcgtctgtccctctgtctccatGGTGATCAACCCGTCCTGTTCCTTTGTGGACGCCTCCGGTAACATCAGTCTGAACGGACTGAAGAACTGGACACATGTAAGACCCACTGAGCCACTCAGTCAGACGGGTAGTTAATCTGGACAGTTAGCTGGTTATCCGTCCGGGTAGCGTCCAGGTAGTGTTCAGGTAGACTCTGGGTAGAGTTCGGGTAATGTTCAGGTAGAGTCCGGGTAGAGTTCGGGTAATGTTCGGGTAGTGTTCAGGTAATGTTCGGGTAGAGTTCAGGTAATGTTCGGGTAGTGTTCAGGTAGAGTCCAGGTAGAGTCCAGGTAGAGTCCGGGTAGAGTTCAGGTAATGTTCGGGTAGTGTTCAGGTAGAGTCCAGGTAGAGTTCGGGTAATGTTCGGGTAGTGTTCAGGTAATGTTCGGGTAGAGTTCAGGTAATGTTCGGGTAGAGTTCAGGTAGAGTCCAGGTAGAGTCCAGGTAGAGTCCGGGTAGAGTCCAGTGACtgagaagtctcattctccaggcAGGAGAACTCATAGAAACATAATCACACTTTAATTATCGTAATAATGTTGTCcatgtcacttcctgtcaggGCGTGTCCAACCTCTCACTGCTGGTGTCAGAGATGAGGCGGGCCTTCCGGAGAGACACGCCTCTTTATGCCAGGTCACCTGTACAAGCCCCGCCCCCTGCAGGTGTGCAGCTGTCAGCCAAAAGGTCAGAGTTCAAACATGATATCtgatgtctttgttgtattatCACGTAGTAACATCGGCCTTATTGACTGAACAAACAGAAAAGGAGGGATAGCTGTCATttataaagattattttcagtgTAAACAATCATCATTTGGTGCCTTTAcatcattatcatatcattatctcatcatatcattatcatatcattatctcatcatatcattatctcatcattatcatatcattatcatatcattatctcatcatatcattatcatatcattatcatatcattatctcatcatatcattatcatatcattatctcatcatatcattatctcatcattatcatatcattatcatatcattatctcatcatatcattatctcatcattatcatatcattatcatatcattatctcatcatatcattatcatatcattatcatatcattatctcatcatatcattatcatttcattatctcatcatatcattatcatatcattatctcatcatatcattatctcatcatatcattatctcatcattatcatatcattatctcatcatatcattatcatatcattatcatatcattatctcatcatatcattatcatatcattatcatatcattatctcatcatatcattatatcatcatatcattatcatatcattatctcatcattatcttatcattatctcatcattatctcatcatatcattatcatatcattatctcatcatatcattatcatatcattatctcatcatatcattatctcatcatatcattatcatatcattatcatatcattatctcatcatatcattatcatatcattatcatatcattatctcatcatatcattatcatatcattatcatatcattatctcatcatatcattatcatatcattatcatatcattatcatatcattatcatatcattatcatatcattatctcatcattatcttatcattatcttatcattatctcatcattatctcatcatatcattatctcatcatatcattatcatatcattatcatatcattatcatatcattatctcatcattatcatatcattatcatatcattatctcatcatatcattatcatatcattatcatatcattatctcatcattatcttatcattatctcatcatatcattatcttatcatatcattatcttatcattatctcatcattatctcatcatatcattatctcatcatatcattatcttatcattatctcatcattatctcatcatatcattatctcatcatatcattatcttatcattatctcatcatatcattatctcatcatatcattatcttatcattatctcatcattatctcatcatatcattatctcatcatatcattatcatatcatcatcatatcattatctcatcatatcattatcatatcattatcatatcattatctcatcattatcttatcattatctcatcatatcattatcttatcattatctcatcatatcattatctcatcatatcattatctcatcatatcattatcatatcattatcatatcattatctcatcatatcattatcatatcattatcatatcattatctcatcatatcattatcatatcattatcatatcattatcatatcattatctcatcatatcattatctcatcatatcattatcatatcattatcccatcattatcttatcattatctcatcattatctcatcatatcattatctcatcatatcattatcatatcattatcatatcattatctcatcatatcattatcatatcattatcatatcattatctcatcatatcattatcatatcattatcatatcattatctcatcattatcttatcattatctcatcatatcattatcttatcatatcattatcttatcattatctcatcattatctcatcatatcattatcatatcattatcatatcattatctcatcattatcttatcattatctcatcatatcattatcttatcatatcattatcttatcattatctcatcattatctcatcatatcattatcatatcattatcatatcattatctcatcattatcttatcattatctcatcatatcattatcttatcatatcattatcttatcattatctcatcattatctcatcatatcattatctcatcatatcattatcttatcattatctcatcattatctcatcatatcattatcatatcattatcatatcattatctcatatcattatcatatcattatcatatcattatctcatcattatcttatcattatctcatcattatctcatcatatcattatcatatcattatcatatcattatctcatatcattatcatatcattatcatatcattatctcatcatTATCTTATTAtctcatcatatcattatcttatcattatctcatcatatcattatctcatcatatcattatcttatcattatctcatcatatcattatctcatcatatcattatcatatcattatcatatcattatctcatcatatcattatcttatcattatctcatcattatctcatcatatcattatcatgtTCTCCAGCTTTATAGCTCCTAACCATGTACAGACCTCCTAACACTCAGCTACGCTCTTTCTTCATGAATTGGGAGAACTGTTGTCAATAATCTGCACAGATGTTGACTGTTATTATATCTGAGGATTTCAACCTGCATGTTGACAATCCAACGAACAATGATGCCAGGAGACGTGTTGCACTGctggacacctttagtctcacACAGCGTATACATGAGCCGACCGCCTCAAGGCCATCCTCTGGATCCTGTTATCACAAAGAGGCTCAGTGTTTCTACAGCTGGTGAAATGTGCTCTATACATCAACCTGCCTTGCCTTGTCCTCCTGCAGCATGCATCAtccctcctccatcacctcctctcaGGGCCATCATCTCTCCCTCACCTCGTCACACCTGTCTGGACACAAAGGTAAacttcctgttctacagcagaGCTacatgttagcttgttagcatgctgaaTGTGACCTGACGAAGCCACTCCCCCTCTGTCACAGCCAGCCAATGGGAGCAGAGTAAGGAGGTGAGGGTGAGGAGGTCGTACACTGAGGAGCTGCTGGGGATCGACTTCAGTGctccttcatcttcctcctcaaaCATCcccctcttcagctcctcctcagGTGAGTCTGCTGACCTACAGGTCACATGACACTCCGTCTCCTGGCTACAGCTTCCTGTGTCAGCCTGGGAGGGctacacagtactacagtactacagtctGTGTGCTGGTCCTGGTCTCCGCAGGTGTCCTCTGTGCAGACCCTCTCAGCAGGAggatgggagggaggggggtACAGGGACAGGTGTATGTGGGTGTTGTACAGTACtgtagtattacagtactacagtactacagtctgtgtgctggtcctggtctctgtAGTACTACAGTGTGTGCTGGTGCTGGTCTCTGCAGGTGTCCCCTGTGCAGATCCTCTCAGCAGGAGGATGGGAGCTCTGAGGCTGGACGGAGAGTCCAGGAGAGACCAGCAGGGTGAGTCACCTGTACGGATGGTCCAATCAGAAGCAGCCAGAGACAGACACGCAACAGGTGGTGCTGTGGTTCTGGTTCCAGGTTCTGGACCAGTAGCTGGAGTGGACCACAACAAGGTGAGGAGGACTACTAGGTGAGCAGGTCTCAGCAGGTCCCAGGTGGTCTCAGCTCTGTCTTTGTCCTCTCTCAGATGGCGGCTCGTCTTCCTGCGGACCAGGCGGCCAGCTTCCTGTCTCTGGTGACCATggaggggcggggcttcagcCCGTCTGAGGTCATGGAGGCGGTCCAACTCAGCAGAGATTTCCCATCAGCCCTCAAGTTCCTGACTCACAGCTGCCCCATCTGTCAGGAGCAGGTGTCCTTCAGCAAGGTGAGAtcctgtcagccaatcagagagcaggagAGCAGTGAGAtcctgtcagccaatcagagagcaggagAGCAGTGAGATCCTGTCAGccagtgttttcttcttcttctgtggttgtaTATCCTGTAGATCATCACCATGACTCACTGctcctgtttcttcttctgtggttgtaTATCCTGTAGATCATCACCATGACTCACTGCTCCTGTTTCTTGTGTCAGACGTGTTTTAAGACGTTTTTCTCGTCGGCCATTAAAGAGAAGAGCATCGATCAGCTGGTTTGTCCTCAGTGTGGCCgacctgaggtcagaggtcagggaggGATGGACTACTTCAACCTGCTGGACACACAGgtgaggggtcagaggtcacctggAGACACAGGTGAGGGACTCTCCAGACCAGAGTCCTGCAGTGTCTCGTTATCACTGAGCCCACAATGCTCAGCACCAGAACCAAGCCGGACCCATAATCACCATAAACCAGGCGTAAACGCCCGAATGTCAGGCGTAACGCCCGTATGTCAGGCGTATGTCAGGCGTAGCGCCCGTATGTCAGGCGTATGTCAGGCGTAGCGCCCGTATGTCAGGCGTAGCGCCCGTATGTCAGGCGTAGAGTCCGTATGTCAGGTGCACGTGACCTGCCGGTGGCTCCACCTGTCCACAGAGCCACTCTATCTCTGGTTCGGTCCAAATAaccagctgtttgtttgtgtgcagatCCGTCACTTCCTGCCTCCTCAGATCCACGAACTCTTCCAGAGGAAACTCCGAGATCGAGCTCTGCAGGAGATGAAGAACTTCTGCTGGTGTTCTCACGTAAGACCAGGACCTCTTAGACAAGACCAGTACCTGATGctgggtagatcgccatggtaactgatgctgggtagatcgccatggtaactgatgctgggtagatcgccatggtaactgatgctgggtagatcaccatggtaactgatgctgggtagatcgccatggtaactgatgctgggtagatcaccatcgtaactgatgctgggtagatcaccatggtaactgatgctgggtagatcaccatggtaactgatgctgggtagatcgccatggtaactgatgctgggtagatcgccatggtaactgatgctgggtagatcgccatggtaactgatgctggttagatcaccatggtaactgatgctgggtagatcaccatggtaactgatgctgaacggctaacctgctccggagcaggttatgttccagataagagatcaactcgtatgaaagcacctcctgctgaccaatcagagctcagtgttgctgttgagtccgtttcacaccgtcagagaggaggaagcaggTGAAAGGATGTGTGAATACTCATAGACGCCCACCGGTAATCGCAGGGTAAAAAGAAGTGTATTCCATTTATCTATTATTCTcataaaagctatttatatttagacaagTACACtttacttttgagtgttccgttaaattaataaatctgttaatttaatcattcacacatcgggagttttttcttttgccagctgttcttcctgcatttagcagcttcaactgtgttactgttAGTAACTACAGTTTCACTTCTTCATATCTGTCTAATATACTTTACTCTTTGTTAAACGTCTCTGTCTGTagtcagtagtcttgttcatgtccgtgattggtcagtagtcttgttcatgtctgtgattggtcagtagtcttgttcgtgtctgtgattggtcagtagtcttgttcgtgtctgtgattggtcagtagacttgttcatgtctgtgattggtcagtagacttgttcatgtctgtgattggtcagtagtcttgttcgtgtctgtgattggtcagtagtcttgttcgtgtctgtgattggtcagtagtcttgttcgtgtctgtgattggtcagtagtcttgttcgtgtctgtgattggtcagtagacttgttcatgtctgtgattggtcagtagtcttgttcatgtctgtgattggtcagtagtcttgttcgtgtctgtgattggtcagtagtcttgttcgtgtctgtgattggtcagtagacttgttcatgtctgtgattggtcagtagtcttgttcgtgtctgtgattggtcagtagacttgttcatgtctgtgattggtcagtagtcttgttcgtgtctgtgattggtcagtagtcttgttcgtgtctgtgattggtcagtagtcttgttcatgtctgtgattggtcagatgctgtaaACACCTCCTCGTTGATGTGAACGTGCTCATATCCAGACAGAGAAACTCTGGGTTGacttactgagttgataaccagcttcgtagttCAGTTTAATGAGATCTGGTTTGTtaggttagtgaagccagataacgagaagataccccggagatgatgaagataccccggagatgatgaagataccccggagatgatgaagataccccggagatgatgaagataccccggagatgatgaagataccccggagatgatgaagataccccggagatgatgaagatcagtggcggctggtggatttttttttgggtagggccaatcaatttcaacaaacatgctagtacgattcaatgcaaaaaaaggtatcaaaaacgcattactactttgcagttacatttttatcatttattccaacactgacataaggacatcttattcatacaattcagtatgttaatataacatacgacagatcatttataaaggaaatgggctgtgagagaagagaagtggagagaagcgagagacgagaagacaagatcacgcgagaactgacatgagccctgacgagaacagagagagacacacgtgaccgtgcgcgcgcacaccatgggccaaatcagtttggccctcctggaagtcttttttacggcgctgattggatgaattgtatgtcattcatgcttgtaatcatatatctttaatcagtgattggctgtactgcttattagacccgccttcctggggccaaatccatttggccccaggaagtgcacgtgcagcagagcagctgagaggtgcactagcagagagttcaaggaggaaagcagatatttggcgcagttatcctattttacaaatattacgggtatattccataggtcaaaaacacacatattgacaatttttagaatttttagaattaataattttataattttttttttttttttttttttttttttggtggctcaaggtgggtggggccaggccccgtggccctctattggccggctgccactgatgaagataccctggagatgatgaactGGCTTCATAGTACAGACCTCAGGTCTCTGGTCCTCTTAGACCAGACCAGGTTCTGAGTACTTCATCCggttcctgttcacacctgctgttaattcatgtgtgtgtgtgtgtgtgtgtgtgtgtgtgtgtgtgtgtgtgtgtgtgtgtgtgtgtgtgtgtagtgctcCTTCGGGGTCCTCCATGAAGTGGACCAGTTGAGGATGGATTGTCCCTCCTGTAAGAAGAGTACCTGCTGTCAGTGCAGGTCTCCTgtaagagacacagagacacacagagacacagagacacagagacacacagagacagagagatacagagacacacaaagagacacacagagaaacatagacacacaaagagacacacagagacaaagagacacacagagacacacagagacacacagagacaaagagacacacagagacacacagagacacacagagacagagacacacagagacacacagagacacagagacagagacacacagagacacacagagacagagagatacagagacacacagagacacacagagacaaagagacacacagagacagagagatacagagacacacagagacacagagacacacagagacacacagagacagagagatacagagacacacaaagagacaaagagacacacagagacaaagagacacacagagacacacagagacagagacacacagagacacacagagacacacagagacagagagatacagagacacacagagacacagagacacacagagacacagagacagagagatacagagacacacagagacaaagagacacacagagacacacagagacacagagacagagagatacagagacacacagagacaaagagacacacagagacacacagagacacagagacagagagatacagagacacacagagacaaagagacacacagagacacacagagacacacagagacacagagacagagagatacagagacacacagagacaaagagacacacagagacacacagagacacagagacacagagagacacagagacagagagatacagagacacagagagacacagagacacagagagacacagagacagagagacacagagagacacagagacacagagagacacagagacagagagagacacagagacagagagatacagagatacagagacacacagagacacacagagacacagagagacacagagacagagagatacagagacacacagagacacagagacacacagagacagagagatacagagacacacagagacacagagacacacagagacacacagagacacacagagacacacagagacagagagatacagagacacacagagacacagagacacacagagacacagagagacacacagagacacacagagacacagagacacacagagacacagagacacacagagacacagagagacacagagacacacagagacacagagacacacagagacacagagagacacacagagacacacagagacacacagagagacacagagacacagagacacacagagacacagagacacacagagacacagagagacacacagagacacacagagacacacagagacacacagagacacagagacacacagagacacagagagacacacagagacacacagagacacacagagagacacagagacacacagagacacacagagacagagagacacacagagacacagagacacacagagacagagagatacagagacacacaaagagacacacaaagagacacacagagagacagagagacacagagacacacagagacacacacagagacagagagatacagagacacacaaagagacacacagagaaacagagacacacaaagagacacacagagacaaagagacacacagagacagagagatacagagacacacaaagagacacacaaagagacacacagagacacagagagacacagagacagagagatacagagacacacaaagagacacaaagagacacacagagacacacagagacacagagagacagagagacagagacacacagagacacacagagacagagacacagagagacagagacacacagagacacacagagacagagagatacagagacacacaaagagacacacagagacaaagagacacacagagacagagagatacagagacacacagagacacagagacacacagagacagagagatacagagacacacaaagagacacacaaagagacacacagagacacagagagacacagagacacagagacacagagacacacagagacacacagagacagagagatacagagacacacaaagagacacacagagaaacagagacacacaaagagacacacagagacaaagagacacacagagacacacagagacacacacagagacagagacacacagagacacagagacacacagagacacagagagacacagagagacacagagacagagagatacagagacacacagagacacagagacacacagagacacagagacagagagatacagagacacacagagacaaagagacacacagagacacacagagacacagagacagagagatacagagaca
It includes:
- the LOC141776314 gene encoding E3 ubiquitin-protein ligase RNF31 — translated: MVRVGAEAELRTLEECGYRYPGETLSDLQDVRSLFSDLRLYVDFYCFPNREKKKLVFVAGTLPVVYEGSKYNIPVCIWLHETHPVSRPRCFVCPSVSMVINPSCSFVDASGNISLNGLKNWTHGVSNLSLLVSEMRRAFRRDTPLYARSPVQAPPPAGVQLSAKSMHHPSSITSSQGHHLSLTSSHLSGHKASQWEQSKEVRVRRSYTEELLGIDFSAPSSSSSNIPLFSSSSGVPCADPLSRRMGALRLDGESRRDQQGESPVRMVQSEAARDRHATGGAVVLVPGSGPVAGVDHNKMAARLPADQAASFLSLVTMEGRGFSPSEVMEAVQLSRDFPSALKFLTHSCPICQEQVSFSKIITMTHCSCFLCQTCFKTFFSSAIKEKSIDQLVCPQCGRPEVRGQGGMDYFNLLDTQIRHFLPPQIHELFQRKLRDRALQEMKNFCWCSHCSFGVLHEVDQLRMDCPSCKKSTCCQCRSPWSPQHQGLSCDQFRVWNHQDHQDHKTSTLLSYTSIECPNCQYVFSLSGGGCLHFTCSQCQHQFCGGCSQPFSPGSACGFSADCGTRGLHAHHPRDCLYHLRDWSVPRLHQLLQYYRVSPTWVEPANSSSAGSQQTGVCSVSELRDDETREECCGRPALPEYREYCQCTGRLHYKERLVELINRCRADPAVMFSLAEMMMELQRWHIATPTRKPEEPEPLYAHRLRLTLTNSVALRKQRCSPLKLSNDL